GAAACTATCTTCACATAGGTTGCGGTGCGGAGGCCACTCCTCGATCATCCTGCCACCCCGAGGACCGGGACGTGGTCAGGAGCCGACCAGTTCGACCACTTCGCCCAGGTTCCGGGTCAGGTCGTGGTCCTTCGGGGTGAAGACGCGGGCGACCCCCAGCTCCAGCAGCTTCTGCGCGTCGTCGTCGGGGATGATGCCGCCGACGATCACTGGGACGCGCGCGGGGTCGACGCCGGCCTCGCGCAGCTGTTGGATCACCTCGGGGACTAGGAGGTCGTGGGCACCCGAGAGCACGGACAGTCCGACCAGGTGGACGTCCTCGTCTGCCGCCATCCGGGCGATCTCGGCCGGCGTGAGCCTGATGCCGGGGTAGACGACCTCGATCCCCAGGTCGCGCGCGCGGACGGCCACCTGTTCGGCCCCGTTCGAGTGGCCGTCCAGGCCCGGCTTCCCGACCAGCATCCGCAGGCGCTTGACGCCTAGCCTGGTCGCCGCCGATCCCACCTTCTCGCGCGCCTCGGACATCGACTCCGGCACGGCGGTCCCGCTCGCCGCCGCCGCTGCCCCCACGCCGGTGGGGCCGCGGTAGGACCCGAACGACTCCCTCAGGGCGTCGGCCCACTCCCCGGTCGTGACCCCGGCCCGCGCCGCATCGATCGACGCGGGCATCACGTTCTCACCGGACCCGGCCGCGCGGCGCAGGGCGTCGAGTGTCCGGGTGACGGCCGACCGGTCCCGCGCGCCGCGGAACCTCTCGAGCCGTTCGATCTGCTCCGCCTGCACCTCCGCGGGGACCTTCACGATGTGGAACTCCCCGTCCCCGGATACGAGGGGGGACGGCTCGGCGCCCGTGTAGGCGTTCACCCCGACCACCGTGAGCTCACCCGACTCGATGGCCCGTATCCGAGCCGCGTGTGCGGCGACGAGCTGCTCCTTCATGTGGTCGATGGCGGCCACGGCGCCCCCTCGGTCCAGCACCTCCTGCAGCTCCACGGAGGCGGCCTCGACGAGCTCGGCCGTCTTCGCCTCGATAACCTCGGACCCCCGGAAGATGTCGTCGTACTCGAGCAGGTCGGTCTCGTACGCGAGGATCTGCTGGGCGCGCAGCGACCACTGCTGGTCCCAAGGACGCGGGAGCCCGAGCGCCTCGTTCCAGGCCGGCAGCTGGACGGCCCGGGCCCGCGCGTCGCGGCCCGCCGTGACGGCGAGCATCTCGAGCAGGACCCGGTAGACGTTGTTCTCCGGTTGGACCGCGGTCAGCCCCAGGGAGTTCACCTGGACGCCGTAGCGGAACCGGCGCAGCTTCGGGTCCTCCACGCCGTACCGCTCGAGGCAGATGCGGTCCCACATCTGCGTGAACGCGCGCATCTTGCAGGCTTCCTCGACGATGCGGATCCCGGCGTTGCAGAAGAAGGAGAGCGCGCCGACCCGCTCCGGCGTGAGCATGCCGCGGTCGCGGACCGCGTCGAGGTAGCAGATGGCGTTCGCGAGCGTGTAGGCGATCTCGAGGACGGGCGTCGCCCCCGCCTCCTGCAGGTGGTAGCTGCAGACGTTCACCGGGTTCCACTTCGGCATCTCGCGACCGGTGAACTCGATGGTGTCCGCGGTCAGCCTGATCGAGGGCTCGGGCGGGAAGATGTAGGTCCCGCGCGACAGGTACTCCTTCAGGATGTCGTTCTGGGTCGTGCCCCGAAGGGACCGGCGGTCCGCCCCCTGCTCGTCGGCGACCGCCACGTAGAGCGCGAGCAGCCAGGCGGCCGTCGCGTTGATCGTCATGGACGTGTTCATCTCGGCGAGCGGGATCTGGTCGAAGAGCGCCCGCATGTCCTCGATGTGGCCGATGGGGACCCCGACCTTGCCGACCTCGCCGGACGCCATCACGTGGTCGGAGTCGTAGCCGGTCTGGGTCGGGAGGTCGAAGGCGACCGAGAGCCCGGTCTGCCCCTTCGCGAGGTTGCGCCGGTACAGCTCGTTGGACGCCGTCGCCGACGAATGCCCCGCGTACGTCCGCATGATCCAAGGACGGTCGCGTTCCCTGTTCACGCCCATGCCCCCAGCCTAACGGGGCGGCCGTCTCAGGCGGCGGGGACGTACACCGGCGAGGTGAGCGCCTCGACCACCAGCCGGTTGCGGCAGTAGGTCGTGCCGGCTCCCACGAGGGGGTCGCAGCCGGCGCGGCGTGCGTCCTGCGCGTCGGCCCGCCGCAGCTCGGCCCGCAGCCACTTGGCGCCCTCGGGGACGGTGACGCGCAGCGCGCCCTCGATCGGCAGCGGTACCTCCTGCGGGCCGAGGTTCGTGACGACCCGGACGATCGCGTTCGGCGCCGCACCCTCCGCTCGGACGATCACCTGAGCTCCCGGCTGGACATCGCCTCCGATGAGGGAGGTCCCGTCCGCGGACTCGAGCCCCAGACGCGGGCCCCCGAGGGCGGGCGGTTGGTGGGAGAGCGTGGTCCTGCCCGCCCTGATCCCGGCGACGATCCCGGCCACGCCGGGCTCGGTGACGTAGACCCAGGTGGTCGGCTGTCCGGCGCCGGCCACAGCCGTGACGCTGCGCCAGTGGTTGTCGGACCCTCCCGTCGCGGCTACGCGGTGGCCCGCGTTCAGGTAGGTCTCCCAGAAGGCGAGCGACCAGTCGTTGTCGTTCGAGGAGGGTGCCGGCACCTGCCAGTGCCACGCCCCGACGTTCCAGACCTCGATCGAGTCGGGGACGATCGCGTCCCCGCCGTCGGGGGCCCCGTTCCCGTCCCCGAACCGCTGCTTCCAGTTGTCGCCGTTGGGCGTCTTGCCGTCCGAGGGGTGGTTGATCTGGAAGAGTCCGCCCGCGTCCCGCACGTGGCGCGCAACCGCGCGCATGTCCTCGGCGCTGCGGCCGGAGACGATCTCGCCGCGGTTGCACCGGTCTATGAGTTCGGTCTGTCCCGCACGCCCGAAGCAGCGATCCACGCCGACGAGCTGCGTATGCCCGGCGAAGGACGCCTCGTACCCGGGGACGAGGGTGAGCCGGTCGGACGTGTACCCCGGGTCGTGGACGCTGAGCGTGTTGTTGTGATCGGTGAGGGCGACGAAGTCGAGCCCGCGCGACTCGGCGATGGCGATCTGGTCGCCCGGCGACCAGCCGAGCGTGTAGAACTCGTCCGCGTCCGTCGTGTCGTCGGCCGGGCCTCCCCACGCGTCGTGCGACCACGTCGTGTGGATGTGCAGGTCTCCCGCGACCCAGCGGGGCGTGAAAGCCTCCGCGGGCTCCGGGGTGCCCTGCGAGACCCATACGGGAGCCGAGTACGCGACCGGCTTCCCGTCGCCGTCGAGGACGCGCAGCATGTACCAGCGCTCGTCGGGGGTCGTCGCGACGGACACGTCGACGTCGGTCCCCTCGACCTCCTCGACGATCTCCCCGTTGTTCGTCATGACCTGGACCGCCGCCACGTCGGCACCCGTCACGGTCGCGACCAGCTGCGCGGAGGGAGCCGGGGTGCGCAGGATCGCGCCCTGCTCCCGG
Above is a genomic segment from Actinomycetota bacterium containing:
- a CDS encoding protein meaA; the protein is MGVNRERDRPWIMRTYAGHSSATASNELYRRNLAKGQTGLSVAFDLPTQTGYDSDHVMASGEVGKVGVPIGHIEDMRALFDQIPLAEMNTSMTINATAAWLLALYVAVADEQGADRRSLRGTTQNDILKEYLSRGTYIFPPEPSIRLTADTIEFTGREMPKWNPVNVCSYHLQEAGATPVLEIAYTLANAICYLDAVRDRGMLTPERVGALSFFCNAGIRIVEEACKMRAFTQMWDRICLERYGVEDPKLRRFRYGVQVNSLGLTAVQPENNVYRVLLEMLAVTAGRDARARAVQLPAWNEALGLPRPWDQQWSLRAQQILAYETDLLEYDDIFRGSEVIEAKTAELVEAASVELQEVLDRGGAVAAIDHMKEQLVAAHAARIRAIESGELTVVGVNAYTGAEPSPLVSGDGEFHIVKVPAEVQAEQIERLERFRGARDRSAVTRTLDALRRAAGSGENVMPASIDAARAGVTTGEWADALRESFGSYRGPTGVGAAAAASGTAVPESMSEAREKVGSAATRLGVKRLRMLVGKPGLDGHSNGAEQVAVRARDLGIEVVYPGIRLTPAEIARMAADEDVHLVGLSVLSGAHDLLVPEVIQQLREAGVDPARVPVIVGGIIPDDDAQKLLELGVARVFTPKDHDLTRNLGEVVELVGS
- a CDS encoding CehA/McbA family metallohydrolase — translated: MRRAILWTAVVAVVVLGLPGSSPAPANVAARFAEHRVGVMHTHTGYSDGAPRTTARDVHEAAKGRGLDFAAPAEHSEAFPLPNTVSEKCLPSAGGSLAECILADAIPDAADKWDAQRRHAVRATVPGEYLGMRGFELTDDVHGHMSVYFSRNYTVRSAGEGSLEAFYAWLRTPAHLGGGSDGLATFNHPNDKGTAGDPRRNWNDLAYVADLDDRIVGIEIFNRNRTRYEPWVVQALDNGWHLGMVGSEDHHGTSWGDPSLPRTVVISDDLTMPAMKEAMRQRRTYAIARPDIRIDLKVDGREQGAILRTPAPSAQLVATVTGADVAAVQVMTNNGEIVEEVEGTDVDVSVATTPDERWYMLRVLDGDGKPVAYSAPVWVSQGTPEPAEAFTPRWVAGDLHIHTTWSHDAWGGPADDTTDADEFYTLGWSPGDQIAIAESRGLDFVALTDHNNTLSVHDPGYTSDRLTLVPGYEASFAGHTQLVGVDRCFGRAGQTELIDRCNRGEIVSGRSAEDMRAVARHVRDAGGLFQINHPSDGKTPNGDNWKQRFGDGNGAPDGGDAIVPDSIEVWNVGAWHWQVPAPSSNDNDWSLAFWETYLNAGHRVAATGGSDNHWRSVTAVAGAGQPTTWVYVTEPGVAGIVAGIRAGRTTLSHQPPALGGPRLGLESADGTSLIGGDVQPGAQVIVRAEGAAPNAIVRVVTNLGPQEVPLPIEGALRVTVPEGAKWLRAELRRADAQDARRAGCDPLVGAGTTYCRNRLVVEALTSPVYVPAA